From a region of the Hymenobacter jejuensis genome:
- a CDS encoding alpha/beta fold hydrolase, which translates to MIGLNTRCFCLFAALLLLLGPARAQEPPAKRVDRAKHHEFFINNFKTESGVTLPRARVVYGTYGHLNAKHDNVVLLPSHYMADHHGYEWLIGPGKALDTTQLYLVATELFGNGHSSSPSNTPAPFHGPRFPVTTIRDNVEAVHQLLAKDLKVNHLRAIIGFSMGAQQAFQWAVSYPTFADRIVATSGTAKTYPHGVVRLEGQIAALTADAAFNNGDYTSPPTKGLEAFATVWTGWLFSQEWWRRELWRANSPPGTTFEQVLNGYRTNFIPGADANDLILQMRTWERHDVGATAGFGGDVEKALRSIKVPLLYMPSETDLYFPLTDARYEAAFIPGVTLAPIPSLWGHTAGAAPNPADGKFLNETIGKFLAGKR; encoded by the coding sequence ATGATTGGTCTTAATACGCGCTGCTTTTGCCTGTTCGCTGCATTGCTACTGCTACTTGGCCCCGCTCGGGCGCAGGAACCGCCCGCCAAACGTGTAGATCGCGCCAAGCACCACGAGTTTTTCATCAACAACTTCAAGACCGAAAGCGGCGTGACGCTGCCACGCGCCCGCGTCGTGTACGGCACATATGGCCACCTCAATGCCAAACATGACAACGTCGTGCTGCTGCCCTCGCACTACATGGCCGATCATCATGGGTACGAATGGCTCATCGGGCCGGGCAAAGCCCTGGATACTACGCAGTTGTATCTGGTGGCTACGGAGTTGTTTGGCAATGGCCATTCGTCGTCGCCTAGCAATACACCCGCCCCGTTTCACGGCCCGCGCTTCCCGGTAACGACCATCCGCGACAACGTCGAAGCCGTACACCAACTCCTTGCTAAAGATTTGAAGGTAAATCACTTGCGAGCGATTATCGGGTTTTCGATGGGAGCGCAGCAGGCTTTTCAGTGGGCGGTAAGCTACCCCACGTTTGCCGATCGCATCGTAGCGACTTCGGGTACGGCCAAAACCTACCCACACGGCGTGGTGCGCCTCGAAGGCCAAATTGCGGCCCTCACTGCCGATGCAGCTTTCAACAACGGCGACTACACCAGTCCGCCTACCAAAGGCTTAGAGGCCTTTGCAACGGTTTGGACGGGCTGGCTGTTTTCGCAGGAATGGTGGCGGCGTGAGCTTTGGCGGGCCAATTCGCCGCCCGGCACCACGTTCGAGCAAGTGCTCAACGGCTACCGCACCAACTTCATCCCCGGCGCCGATGCCAACGATCTGATCCTGCAAATGCGCACTTGGGAGCGCCACGACGTAGGCGCTACGGCTGGTTTTGGGGGCGATGTAGAAAAGGCGCTGCGTTCCATTAAAGTGCCGTTGCTCTACATGCCTTCCGAAACCGATCTCTACTTTCCCCTCACCGATGCGCGCTACGAGGCAGCCTTTATTCCCGGCGTTACGCTGGCGCCAATTCCGTCCCTGTGGGGGCATACGGCCGGCGCCGCTCCTAACCCCGCAGACGGCAAGTTTCTGAACGAAACGATTGGTAAGTTCTTGGCTGGAAAACGCTAA
- a CDS encoding AraC family transcriptional regulator, with the protein MKLQFEPIQPLAGSSFTLQHNTDVESIHVLWHYHPEYELVYIPSGRGRRHIGQHNAQYENGELVFIGPNLPHLSFSYGRQNPYEQIVLQLRADLLEDAFGKFPELAAIKQLFARAHQGLSFGAKTRTAIGSALQEMLAQPAFPRLLSLLQLFQQLAEAQDAEVLHADNGGLMLHGKEKERLSKIYRYIQQHFSQPIEVSDLASLANLSVPAFCRYFKKMSGQTLTEFLQEYRVSQACVLLLEDLPITEVSYASGFNNLSHFNKTFRRLMGVSPSAYRKQKMEELE; encoded by the coding sequence ATGAAACTACAATTTGAGCCCATCCAACCTTTGGCAGGTAGTTCGTTTACACTCCAGCACAATACCGACGTCGAAAGCATCCATGTTCTCTGGCATTATCACCCCGAATACGAGCTGGTGTACATCCCGTCGGGGCGGGGGCGGCGGCACATTGGGCAGCATAACGCCCAGTATGAGAACGGAGAGCTGGTTTTTATCGGGCCGAACCTTCCGCACCTGAGCTTTAGCTACGGTCGCCAAAACCCCTACGAGCAGATTGTGCTCCAGTTGCGGGCCGACTTACTGGAAGACGCGTTCGGGAAATTTCCTGAGTTAGCGGCCATCAAGCAGCTGTTTGCGCGGGCGCACCAAGGCCTGTCCTTCGGCGCCAAAACCCGCACCGCGATTGGCAGCGCCTTGCAGGAAATGCTGGCGCAACCGGCTTTCCCGCGGTTGCTTTCCCTGTTGCAGTTGTTTCAGCAACTGGCTGAAGCACAGGATGCTGAAGTTCTGCACGCCGACAACGGCGGCCTGATGCTGCACGGCAAAGAGAAAGAACGCCTGAGCAAAATCTACCGCTACATCCAGCAGCACTTCAGCCAACCCATCGAGGTAAGTGACTTGGCTTCGTTGGCCAACCTGTCGGTGCCGGCTTTTTGCCGTTACTTCAAAAAGATGTCGGGGCAAACGCTGACGGAGTTTTTGCAGGAATACCGCGTCAGCCAAGCGTGTGTGCTGCTGCTTGAAGATTTGCCCATCACGGAAGTTAGCTACGCCAGCGGCTTCAACAACCTGTCGCATTTCAACAAAACCTTCCGCCGGCTGATGGGAGTGAGCCCATCGGCGTACCGCAAGCAGAAAATGGAGGAGTTGGAGTAG
- a CDS encoding glycoside hydrolase family 88/105 protein gives MTANHFLRFPRLLLSGLLLTLGLGHTSQAQSVASADQAVFKPKFIKKQMLKTAQWQLAHPKHKVTDWTNGAFYSGVFAAYQTTKSKLLLDSMMAMGERTKWQPDRRYDHADDIAICQTYLNLYRLKKDRRMIEPTLAVLEKFRTEPGPEVRDHGIAWWWCDALFMGPPVLVKVAVMENKPEYLTLNDTLYQQTYRRLFNHQEHLFARDASYLLSESGEGKKESNGQRVFWSRGNGWVMGGLVQILQELPQNHPSRGFYTSLFKEMSTRLVQLQQPDGLWRSSLLDPAAYPGGETSGSGFDCYAMAWGINQGILDKQQFLPAVQKAWVALNKVVSPEGRVGWVQPIGADPRRDFSADSWEVYGTGAFLLAGSEVIKLK, from the coding sequence ATGACCGCCAACCACTTCTTACGCTTTCCCCGCCTGTTACTCAGCGGCTTACTTCTGACTTTAGGCCTCGGTCACACAAGCCAGGCGCAGTCCGTGGCCTCCGCCGACCAAGCGGTGTTCAAGCCCAAATTCATCAAGAAACAGATGCTGAAAACGGCGCAGTGGCAGTTGGCGCACCCCAAACACAAAGTCACCGACTGGACAAACGGGGCCTTCTATTCGGGCGTATTTGCGGCGTATCAAACCACGAAATCTAAGCTGCTGCTGGACTCGATGATGGCCATGGGTGAGCGTACTAAGTGGCAACCCGACCGCCGCTACGACCACGCCGACGACATCGCCATCTGCCAGACTTACCTCAACCTGTACCGCCTGAAAAAAGACCGGCGCATGATTGAGCCTACGCTGGCGGTACTAGAGAAATTTCGGACGGAGCCGGGGCCGGAAGTACGCGACCACGGCATTGCCTGGTGGTGGTGCGACGCCCTGTTTATGGGTCCGCCGGTGTTGGTGAAGGTGGCGGTAATGGAGAACAAGCCGGAATACCTGACCCTCAACGATACGCTGTATCAACAAACTTATCGCCGCCTGTTCAACCACCAAGAGCACCTGTTTGCCCGCGATGCAAGCTACCTCTTGAGCGAGTCGGGCGAGGGCAAAAAGGAAAGCAACGGGCAGCGCGTATTCTGGTCGCGGGGCAATGGGTGGGTGATGGGCGGCTTGGTGCAAATTCTGCAGGAGTTGCCCCAAAATCATCCGAGCCGCGGTTTTTACACCAGCTTGTTTAAGGAAATGAGCACGCGCCTCGTGCAGCTTCAGCAACCCGACGGCTTGTGGCGCTCCAGCCTGCTCGACCCGGCGGCTTACCCCGGCGGCGAAACCTCCGGTTCGGGCTTCGACTGCTACGCCATGGCGTGGGGCATCAACCAAGGGATTTTGGACAAGCAGCAGTTCCTGCCGGCGGTGCAAAAAGCCTGGGTAGCGCTCAACAAAGTAGTGTCGCCGGAAGGGCGCGTGGGCTGGGTGCAGCCCATCGGTGCCGACCCACGTCGCGACTTTTCGGCCGACAGTTGGGAAGTGTACGGCACGGGCGCTTTTCTGCTGGCCGGCTCGGAAGTCATTAAGCTTAAGTAG
- a CDS encoding POT family MFS transporter — translation MPTRTLPAQPGAFPKAVPFIVGNEVAERFSYYGMRAILPTFLVAQFYNPAHSPGLDALAEARANDLVHSFVALGYAMPVLGALLADWVLGKYRVILYVSLLYCVGHVLLAAYANDLQGFRVGLLVVAVSMGGIKSSVTANLGDQFNRSNAHLLPKAYGWFQLAIDVGAAVSTAFVPILYARFGAAVAFGVPGILMAVAALTFWLGRHRYVRVPPTGLVRGIQLTFGHAEGRAALVRVGLIFAFIPVVWALYDQSVSEWVLQAAHLNRQLWPGFTPLPEQLQILGIVFGIGLNPLLTYRVYPGLARLGIRMTPLRRIGVGMVIVAVALAVVAGIQHSLDTGGSPSVWWQVLAYFIVAGGTLMVAVTGLEYAYTQAPKSMKSLMTALWLLTIAAGNFFLALMNNSIVSGGFFARFQGANYYWFFVGLMAVNVTLFAVVAHFIKEKTYLAAEEDAIA, via the coding sequence ATGCCAACCCGTACCCTGCCGGCGCAGCCCGGCGCGTTCCCCAAAGCGGTGCCGTTCATCGTGGGCAATGAGGTTGCAGAGCGGTTCAGTTATTACGGCATGCGCGCCATCCTGCCCACCTTTCTGGTGGCGCAGTTTTACAATCCCGCCCACAGCCCCGGCCTCGACGCGCTGGCAGAGGCGCGGGCCAATGACTTAGTGCACTCCTTTGTGGCGTTGGGCTACGCGATGCCAGTGCTCGGAGCCCTGCTGGCCGACTGGGTGCTCGGAAAGTACCGGGTTATTCTGTACGTGTCGTTGCTCTACTGCGTGGGGCATGTGTTGCTGGCTGCGTATGCCAATGATTTGCAGGGGTTTCGCGTGGGGCTTCTGGTGGTGGCTGTGAGCATGGGAGGGATTAAATCCAGCGTCACGGCCAACCTGGGCGATCAGTTTAACCGCAGCAACGCGCATTTGCTCCCGAAGGCTTACGGCTGGTTTCAACTGGCCATCGACGTAGGAGCGGCCGTTTCCACAGCTTTTGTACCCATACTGTATGCCCGCTTTGGGGCCGCAGTGGCGTTTGGAGTGCCGGGCATTCTGATGGCGGTGGCCGCGCTTACTTTTTGGCTCGGCCGGCATCGCTACGTGCGGGTGCCGCCTACGGGCTTAGTGAGGGGTATCCAACTGACGTTTGGCCACGCTGAAGGCCGGGCGGCGCTAGTCCGTGTCGGACTGATTTTCGCGTTTATTCCGGTGGTGTGGGCCCTTTACGACCAAAGCGTATCGGAATGGGTGTTGCAGGCGGCTCACCTCAACCGCCAACTGTGGCCCGGCTTTACGCCTTTGCCCGAACAGCTTCAGATTCTGGGCATTGTGTTTGGCATCGGGCTCAATCCGCTGCTGACCTACCGCGTGTACCCCGGCCTGGCCCGGCTAGGCATCCGTATGACGCCGTTGCGCCGCATTGGGGTGGGCATGGTGATCGTGGCCGTAGCGCTAGCCGTGGTTGCCGGCATCCAGCATAGCCTCGATACGGGCGGCAGTCCGTCGGTGTGGTGGCAGGTACTGGCCTACTTTATAGTAGCCGGCGGCACCCTGATGGTAGCCGTTACGGGCTTGGAATATGCTTATACCCAAGCGCCTAAGTCCATGAAAAGCCTCATGACGGCCCTGTGGCTACTGACCATTGCGGCCGGCAATTTCTTTTTGGCCCTGATGAACAACAGCATTGTCAGCGGCGGCTTTTTCGCCCGCTTTCAGGGCGCCAACTATTATTGGTTTTTCGTGGGGCTTATGGCCGTCAACGTTACGCTGTTTGCCGTGGTGGCGCACTTCATAAAAGAAAAAACGTATCTCGCCGCTGAAGAAGACGCCATTGCGTAA
- a CDS encoding DUF2264 domain-containing protein, translating into MKRRSFVARAATGLSALALPVPVWADTATPTLAKTDDRAYWLSMVLRVVEPVLKAGAQGQLKATMPIEAAPGQEEGRRKVSHLEALGRTLSGLAPWLEMTGAAAAEAAQQKRYAELARQAIAHAVNPQSPDFLNFTEGGQPVVDAAFLAHALLRAPTQLWQQLPAATQTQLVQALQSSRVIKPVYSNWLLFSAIIEAALLKFTGAGDLMRMDYAIKQHQIWYKGDGTYGDGPDYHWDYYNSYVIQPMLLDVVGTLVNADKERKELLETLRARARRYAVVQERLIAPDGSFAAFGRSLAYRCGAFQHLAQMALQQQLPAELPTGQVRNALTAVIRRTLEPRGTFDAKGWLQIGLCGHQPSIGEGYISTGSLYLCTTAFLPLGLPPTDAFWTSPAGDWTARQIWSGQDVKTDHAL; encoded by the coding sequence ATGAAACGACGTTCCTTTGTTGCCCGGGCGGCTACCGGCCTTTCGGCGCTCGCCCTGCCCGTACCCGTTTGGGCGGATACTGCTACGCCAACCCTGGCCAAAACCGATGACCGCGCGTACTGGCTGAGCATGGTGCTACGCGTTGTAGAACCCGTTTTGAAAGCCGGCGCCCAAGGACAGCTTAAGGCCACAATGCCCATTGAAGCCGCACCGGGTCAGGAAGAAGGCCGCCGCAAAGTGTCGCACCTCGAAGCCCTGGGGCGTACGCTTTCTGGGCTAGCGCCGTGGTTGGAAATGACAGGCGCGGCAGCGGCGGAGGCGGCGCAGCAAAAGCGCTATGCTGAGTTGGCTCGTCAGGCAATAGCCCACGCCGTAAATCCACAATCACCTGACTTTCTGAACTTTACCGAAGGCGGGCAGCCGGTAGTGGATGCCGCTTTTCTGGCCCACGCCCTGTTGCGCGCCCCCACGCAGCTTTGGCAGCAACTGCCCGCCGCCACGCAGACGCAACTTGTGCAGGCGTTGCAAAGCAGCCGCGTGATTAAGCCCGTGTACAGCAACTGGCTGCTGTTCAGCGCCATCATCGAAGCGGCCTTGCTGAAATTCACCGGCGCGGGCGACCTGATGCGCATGGATTATGCCATTAAGCAGCACCAGATCTGGTACAAAGGCGATGGCACCTACGGCGACGGCCCCGACTATCACTGGGACTATTACAACAGCTACGTCATCCAGCCCATGCTGCTGGATGTAGTTGGTACTCTGGTGAATGCGGACAAGGAGCGCAAAGAGTTGCTGGAAACGTTGCGGGCCCGCGCGCGGCGCTACGCAGTGGTACAAGAGCGCCTTATTGCGCCCGATGGCTCGTTTGCAGCGTTTGGCCGGTCGTTGGCGTATCGGTGCGGAGCGTTTCAGCACTTGGCCCAAATGGCGCTGCAACAGCAACTTCCGGCCGAGCTGCCAACTGGCCAGGTACGGAATGCCCTGACGGCCGTGATCCGGCGCACGCTGGAGCCGCGCGGCACTTTTGACGCCAAAGGCTGGCTTCAAATCGGGCTGTGTGGGCACCAGCCCAGCATTGGCGAAGGCTACATCTCCACCGGCAGCCTTTATCTCTGCACTACTGCCTTTTTGCCCTTGGGCCTTCCCCCCACCGATGCCTTCTGGACCAGCCCCGCCGGCGACTGGACGGCCCGCCAAATCTGGTCGGGGCAGGACGTGAAAACCGACCACGCGCTATAA